In Mycobacterium stomatepiae, the following are encoded in one genomic region:
- a CDS encoding nitronate monooxygenase has product MFDRFALGDLSVRVLGAPMAGGPSTPALAAAVSNGGGLGFLAGGLVSAEELADSILAARRLTSGPLGVNLFVPQPRVATTDELAAFATALEDDAEYYGVALGEPRDDDDEYAAKLDVVCDLRPEVVSFTFGSPGEVACQRLSDAGILSLATVTTVREALIAVSFGVTTVVAQGPDAGGHRATFDPIATPPADPLDDLVSALAACFDCPVVASGGLGTPAAVRRARDAGAAAVQIGTALLLADEAGTNPVHRAAVRDPQFTETVVTRAFTGRPARALRNRFIDKHEAHAVCGFPHAAMITAPIQSAAVKLGDPHGVGMWTGVSFRNARTGSATDIVQELAG; this is encoded by the coding sequence GTGTTTGATCGATTTGCGTTGGGGGATTTGAGTGTTCGAGTGCTCGGCGCGCCCATGGCCGGCGGCCCGTCGACACCGGCGCTGGCGGCCGCCGTTTCCAACGGAGGCGGTTTGGGATTTCTTGCGGGGGGTCTGGTGTCCGCCGAGGAATTGGCCGACTCGATCCTTGCGGCACGCAGACTGACGTCGGGGCCACTGGGAGTGAATCTATTTGTGCCCCAGCCTCGAGTGGCCACTACCGACGAATTGGCTGCGTTCGCGACGGCCCTCGAGGACGATGCCGAGTACTACGGCGTAGCGCTGGGCGAGCCGCGCGATGACGACGACGAGTACGCCGCGAAGCTCGACGTGGTGTGCGATCTGCGACCGGAAGTCGTTTCCTTCACTTTCGGCTCGCCGGGTGAAGTCGCGTGCCAGCGCCTCAGTGACGCCGGCATCCTGAGCCTTGCGACGGTGACCACGGTACGAGAAGCTTTGATCGCCGTCAGCTTTGGCGTCACCACGGTGGTGGCGCAGGGGCCCGACGCGGGTGGGCATCGGGCCACGTTCGACCCCATCGCGACACCACCGGCCGACCCTCTCGACGATCTGGTCTCGGCGCTGGCCGCGTGTTTCGACTGCCCGGTCGTCGCGTCCGGAGGACTGGGAACTCCCGCTGCCGTGCGGCGGGCGCGGGATGCCGGTGCGGCCGCGGTGCAAATCGGCACGGCGTTGCTACTCGCGGATGAAGCCGGAACGAACCCGGTGCACCGTGCCGCAGTGCGCGATCCGCAGTTCACCGAGACCGTGGTGACGCGAGCGTTCACCGGACGGCCCGCACGCGCGTTGCGCAATCGATTCATCGACAAGCACGAGGCGCACGCGGTATGCGGATTTCCCCATGCCGCCATGATTACCGCCCCCATTCAGTCGGCCGCGGTGAAGCTGGGCGACCCACACGGCGTCGGGATGTGGACGGGTGTGTCGTTCCGCAACGCGCGTACGGGCTCTGCCACCGACATCGTCCAAGAGCTGGCGGGCTGA
- a CDS encoding AraC family transcriptional regulator, with protein sequence MANTFDEFATLCCQEPHLTLRSDPDSFSLGQRAGGVGPVTLSQLAVRTDVSLDCGERCSGYRVNVLQSGQFESTHRGSSRRAGRGTVAVYQPEGETAARWMAGTRMLGVKLDRGVVDDAMSDTLGRQVTSQIDLAPVISTTTAVGRSWVSMLLLLYEQIARPDSLFNQPLVGLPFADSLIRGFLVAADHPDRDAVAEDGPRPAPRTIHAALEIIDAEAHLPLTVSELAARTHVSVRSLQEGFRSHLDSSPMEYVRRVRLRRAHQMLLDSDPSSVTVASVAYRWGFTNPGRFATAHIESYGEAPSVTLRRTGFRAPRDRQ encoded by the coding sequence ATGGCGAATACGTTCGACGAATTCGCCACCCTTTGCTGCCAAGAGCCTCACCTCACGTTGCGCAGCGACCCGGACTCGTTTTCGCTCGGGCAGCGGGCGGGTGGGGTCGGTCCGGTGACCCTCTCCCAACTCGCCGTCCGGACGGACGTGTCACTGGATTGCGGTGAGCGGTGCAGCGGCTACCGCGTCAATGTGCTGCAATCGGGCCAATTCGAGTCAACGCACCGAGGTTCCTCCCGGCGCGCCGGGCGTGGCACGGTTGCCGTGTACCAACCGGAAGGCGAAACCGCGGCACGATGGATGGCAGGCACCCGGATGCTCGGCGTGAAGCTCGACCGCGGCGTCGTCGACGATGCAATGAGCGACACGCTGGGCCGGCAGGTGACCTCGCAGATCGACCTCGCACCGGTCATCTCGACCACGACCGCGGTAGGCCGCAGCTGGGTGAGCATGCTGTTGCTCCTCTACGAGCAGATCGCCCGGCCCGACAGCCTGTTCAATCAGCCACTGGTTGGATTGCCGTTCGCCGACAGCCTGATTCGTGGATTCCTGGTCGCAGCCGACCACCCCGATCGCGATGCCGTCGCCGAAGACGGACCCCGGCCCGCGCCGCGCACCATCCACGCCGCACTCGAAATCATCGATGCGGAGGCACATCTGCCGCTGACGGTGTCGGAGCTGGCGGCGCGTACCCACGTCAGCGTCCGGTCGCTGCAGGAGGGCTTTCGCAGTCATCTGGATTCTTCACCGATGGAGTATGTGCGTCGCGTCCGGCTGCGCCGGGCACATCAGATGTTGCTCGACTCGGACCCTTCCTCGGTCACCGTGGCCTCGGTCGCCTACCGCTGGGGCTTCACGAATCCGGGACGATTCGCCACTGCACACATCGAGAGCTATGGCGAAGCCCCTTCAGTTACTCTACGCCGCACAGGATTCCGTGCGCCCAGGGACAGGCAGTAA
- a CDS encoding FAD-binding protein, which translates to MIVPDDNSFDVVIVGFGGAGACAAIAAAERGARVLVVDRSVGGGATTLSGGVVYSGGGTRYQRLAGYEDTPQNMFNYLCQEVHGAVDEQTLRTFCDGSVRRLSWLERHGARFAGPLCDYKTSYPTDRHYLYFSGNERAYPYRLHATPAPRGHRQVAKGMASGRALYRPLRRSAEGLGVQFLPLTSAEEVMMAGGQVAGLRCRTVTDFNPLLLQHYWRTTRLRDKLTNWAPTVARVLPTGAARLWRRTTELMVGAPNVILAAGGFAFNRDMLLRYAPAFAGITPLGTQADDGSGIKLGTGVGGATGHLDSVAAWRFLSPPAAMLEGITVGVSGERIASEDLYGATHADVMVRKFGGHGFLILDSATWKRARAQLADQTSPLQRLQMSFLITAGHRKAETMPELAAALGISPSGLTSTVAAYNDAAEAGREDPAHKAPTLCRPLRCGPYYGIDISVRPSLAHFVPGMTLGGLRVDGPSGQVLDEASSPIRGLYAAGRTAVGVCSNSYVSGLSLADCVFSGIRAGQHAAVSSRLGIRELDRGATGID; encoded by the coding sequence GTGATTGTTCCTGACGACAACAGCTTCGACGTCGTGATCGTCGGCTTCGGCGGGGCAGGCGCGTGCGCGGCCATCGCTGCTGCCGAACGGGGTGCGCGGGTGCTCGTGGTGGACCGCTCGGTGGGCGGAGGTGCCACGACCTTGTCTGGGGGAGTGGTGTATTCGGGCGGAGGCACGCGCTACCAGCGACTGGCGGGCTACGAAGACACCCCGCAGAACATGTTCAACTACCTGTGCCAGGAGGTGCACGGCGCGGTCGATGAGCAGACACTGCGCACGTTCTGCGACGGTAGTGTGCGACGGCTGTCGTGGCTCGAGCGTCACGGCGCACGGTTCGCGGGGCCGTTGTGTGACTACAAGACGTCCTATCCGACCGACCGGCACTATCTGTACTTCTCCGGCAACGAACGTGCCTACCCCTACCGCCTGCACGCCACCCCGGCTCCGCGTGGACACCGGCAGGTCGCCAAGGGCATGGCCTCCGGCCGCGCGTTGTATCGGCCGCTGCGCCGGTCCGCCGAGGGGCTGGGCGTGCAGTTCCTGCCGCTGACGAGCGCCGAGGAAGTGATGATGGCAGGCGGGCAGGTGGCGGGGCTGCGCTGTCGCACCGTGACCGACTTCAATCCGCTTTTGCTGCAGCACTATTGGCGCACCACGCGATTGCGGGACAAGCTGACGAATTGGGCTCCCACCGTCGCCCGGGTGCTTCCCACCGGCGCGGCGCGATTGTGGCGACGGACAACCGAGCTGATGGTCGGCGCGCCGAACGTGATCTTGGCCGCCGGTGGATTCGCGTTCAACCGCGACATGCTGCTTCGCTACGCACCCGCTTTCGCGGGCATCACTCCGCTGGGAACACAGGCCGACGACGGTAGCGGCATCAAGCTCGGGACGGGGGTCGGCGGAGCGACCGGGCACCTGGACAGCGTGGCGGCGTGGCGGTTCTTGAGCCCGCCCGCGGCGATGCTGGAGGGCATCACCGTCGGAGTCAGCGGCGAACGGATCGCCAGCGAAGACCTCTACGGTGCCACCCATGCCGACGTGATGGTGCGCAAGTTCGGCGGACACGGCTTTCTCATCCTAGATTCCGCGACGTGGAAGAGGGCGCGCGCTCAACTGGCGGACCAGACTTCGCCGCTGCAACGGCTGCAGATGTCCTTTCTGATCACAGCCGGACATCGCAAGGCGGAGACGATGCCCGAACTCGCCGCGGCGCTGGGAATTTCACCGTCTGGCCTGACATCCACCGTGGCGGCTTACAACGATGCCGCCGAAGCGGGCCGCGAAGATCCCGCGCACAAGGCGCCGACGCTGTGCCGGCCGCTGCGATGCGGGCCGTACTACGGCATCGACATCTCCGTTCGGCCCTCGCTGGCCCACTTCGTCCCGGGCATGACGCTGGGTGGCCTGCGGGTGGACGGGCCCAGCGGCCAGGTGCTGGATGAGGCGAGTTCCCCGATTCGGGGGCTCTATGCCGCGGGCCGGACCGCGGTAGGCGTCTGCTCGAACTCCTACGTCAGCGGACTGTCGCTGGCGGACTGCGTCTTCTCGGGTATCCGCGCGGGCCAACACGCCGCCGTCAGCAGCCGCCTGGGGATACGCGAATTAGACAGGGGAGCAACGGGTATCGACTGA
- a CDS encoding Crp/Fnr family transcriptional regulator codes for MNSPPAIALTPILMVVALLWWETTSPIGLTFGKQRHDGKALGVASSTEAEQAVPTPRLEHGDAHQALIASGIFSRTGAEVVAALAKELQPQRFPPGRLIGAQSGFGGFVYVIISGKVKVSYQRFGREEIVLKILGPSEIFGAMTLFDPERQDMSTTTLTDVLAVPIARDRILTWMVERPEVCDQVLRLFARWVKAMTDSLVDFGLADAQGRIASRLLLLRKRFGQQDGGVVRVVHNLTCADFSRLAGVDPETICATLRGFAANGWIRLEGDSIVIVDGHALSEVRQVSMGEDCGV; via the coding sequence GTGAATAGTCCACCCGCGATCGCCCTGACGCCTATCCTGATGGTGGTGGCGTTGTTGTGGTGGGAGACGACGAGTCCGATCGGGTTGACGTTCGGCAAGCAGCGGCACGACGGAAAGGCGTTGGGCGTAGCGAGCTCAACCGAAGCCGAGCAAGCCGTCCCGACGCCGCGCTTGGAGCATGGTGACGCACACCAAGCTCTGATCGCATCCGGAATATTCAGCAGGACCGGTGCCGAAGTGGTTGCCGCCTTGGCCAAGGAGCTGCAACCCCAGCGCTTCCCACCGGGTCGGTTGATCGGCGCTCAAAGTGGCTTCGGGGGATTTGTGTACGTGATCATCTCCGGCAAAGTAAAAGTCTCGTACCAGCGTTTCGGCCGAGAAGAGATCGTCCTGAAGATTCTGGGTCCGTCGGAAATTTTCGGTGCCATGACGCTTTTCGATCCGGAACGGCAAGACATGAGCACGACCACGCTCACCGATGTCCTGGCGGTGCCGATTGCCCGCGATCGGATCCTGACATGGATGGTCGAACGCCCCGAGGTATGCGATCAGGTGCTGCGGTTGTTCGCGCGCTGGGTAAAGGCGATGACTGACTCGTTGGTCGACTTCGGGTTGGCCGATGCGCAAGGCCGCATCGCGAGCCGGCTGCTGTTGTTGCGGAAACGGTTTGGCCAGCAGGACGGTGGCGTCGTGCGGGTGGTGCACAACCTCACCTGTGCCGATTTCTCTCGGCTCGCCGGGGTCGATCCGGAGACGATCTGCGCGACGTTACGCGGATTCGCGGCCAACGGCTGGATCCGGTTGGAGGGCGACAGCATCGTCATCGTCGACGGGCACGCTCTTAGTGAGGTGCGGCAGGTAAGTATGGGGGAGGATTGCGGTGTTTGA
- a CDS encoding SDR family NAD(P)-dependent oxidoreductase gives MGSGDQKVAIITGASRGIGAGLVEAYRKRDYRVIANSRTVEESPHPEVVGVAGDIADPRTAERIVDVALARFGRVDTLINNAGVFIPKPFTLYTDDDYALVAAVNMAGFFGITQRVVAQLLAQGGGGHVINVTATLAEEAHTTVPSVLTALTKGGLIAATKSLAIEYACNGIRFNAISPGVVDTPMHTGVDAATIYAGMHPLHRIGTVGDIVHGAFYLEMASFVTGEILHIDGGQSAGH, from the coding sequence ATGGGATCCGGGGACCAGAAAGTCGCCATCATCACCGGCGCCTCACGCGGAATCGGTGCCGGTCTGGTCGAGGCATACCGCAAACGCGATTACCGGGTGATCGCGAACTCACGCACCGTCGAGGAGTCGCCCCATCCCGAAGTCGTCGGCGTCGCAGGCGATATCGCCGACCCGCGGACTGCCGAGCGGATCGTCGACGTGGCACTGGCACGGTTCGGCCGGGTCGACACGCTGATCAACAACGCGGGCGTGTTCATCCCGAAACCCTTCACCCTCTACACCGACGACGACTATGCGCTGGTCGCGGCGGTGAATATGGCAGGCTTCTTCGGGATCACGCAACGCGTCGTCGCCCAGCTGCTCGCGCAAGGCGGCGGAGGCCATGTCATCAACGTCACGGCCACGCTGGCCGAGGAGGCGCACACCACCGTGCCGTCGGTCCTGACGGCATTGACCAAAGGTGGCCTGATCGCGGCGACGAAATCGCTGGCCATCGAATACGCCTGCAACGGAATTCGATTCAACGCAATATCCCCCGGTGTCGTCGACACGCCCATGCACACCGGCGTAGATGCGGCCACCATATATGCCGGGATGCACCCTTTGCACCGGATCGGCACCGTCGGCGACATCGTGCACGGTGCGTTCTATCTCGAGATGGCCTCCTTTGTCACTGGCGAGATCCTGCACATCGACGGCGGCCAGAGCGCCGGCCACTGA